In Roseomonas fluvialis, one genomic interval encodes:
- the flgC gene encoding flagellar basal body rod protein FlgC: MDLDRALRISAAGMQAQSTRLRVVAENLANRDSTAETAGGDPYRRKTVTFRNRMDRALGAPTLQVTRVGRAQGDFPVRHDPSHPAADARGYVRMPNVDSLVETMDMREAQRSYTANLSVLEVTRGMLTRTIEALRG; the protein is encoded by the coding sequence ATGGATCTCGATCGCGCCCTGCGCATCTCGGCGGCCGGCATGCAGGCGCAGTCCACGCGCCTGCGCGTGGTGGCCGAGAATCTGGCCAACCGCGACAGCACGGCCGAGACCGCGGGCGGCGACCCGTATCGCCGCAAGACCGTGACCTTCCGCAACCGCATGGACCGCGCGCTGGGCGCGCCGACCCTGCAGGTGACGCGGGTGGGGCGCGCGCAGGGTGATTTCCCGGTGCGGCACGACCCGTCGCACCCCGCGGCCGATGCGCGCGGCTACGTCCGCATGCCCAATGTCGACAGCCTGGTCGAGACGATGGACATGCGCGAGGCGCAGCGGTCCTACACGGCCAACCTGTCGGTGCTGGAAGTCACCCGCGGGATGCTGACCCGCACGATCGAGGCGCTGCGCGGATGA
- a CDS encoding flagellar hook-basal body complex protein FliE: MSIPLAPAGAAAAAYRAADALPGAATQSATAGFGAALTRAMESAVEVGREADTASTRALTGQGSVTDVVLAVGRAELTLQTAVAVRDRVVAAYQDVMRMPI, from the coding sequence ATGAGCATTCCTCTGGCCCCCGCCGGTGCCGCCGCGGCGGCGTATCGCGCGGCGGATGCGCTGCCCGGTGCCGCGACGCAATCCGCCACGGCCGGCTTCGGCGCCGCGCTGACGCGCGCGATGGAAAGCGCGGTCGAGGTGGGCCGCGAGGCCGACACCGCATCGACCCGCGCGCTGACCGGCCAGGGCAGCGTAACCGATGTCGTGCTGGCCGTGGGCCGCGCCGAACTGACCCTGCAGACCGCCGTGGCGGTACGCGACCGCGTGGTCGCGGCCTACCAGGACGTGATGCGCATGCCGATCTAG
- a CDS encoding EscU/YscU/HrcU family type III secretion system export apparatus switch protein, translating to MAEGGGQGGSESEDKTEAATPRRIEKAREDGQAAVSRELAGFGALGGGVLGLTIALPPAGAEMLRGLRAVLERAHEIPPMVAAIELGRLGMLAALPAAVLAGAGALVATLLQTQMMVSAKGITPQFSRVNPVAALKRLFGVEGAIEFLRTLLKLGLVGAALWWVLGDPARLVGLLAMPPGALLREGAKAAIDLAVAALVAFAAIAVLDWLWVRWRHLHRLRMSRQDLKEEMRESEGDPQVKARLRRLRETRARQRMMAAVPKAAVVITNPTHFAVALAYDQGSSAAPRVVAKGADEVAARIRAMADEHRVPIVSNPPLARALFRLDLDTEIPAEHYQAVAEIIAYVWRLGGRGPSA from the coding sequence ATGGCCGAGGGCGGCGGGCAGGGCGGGTCGGAGTCCGAGGACAAGACAGAGGCCGCAACACCACGGCGGATCGAGAAGGCGCGCGAGGACGGGCAGGCCGCGGTGTCGCGCGAATTGGCGGGCTTCGGGGCGCTGGGGGGCGGCGTGCTGGGGCTGACCATCGCGCTGCCGCCGGCGGGCGCCGAGATGCTGCGCGGCCTGCGCGCCGTGCTGGAGCGCGCGCACGAGATCCCGCCGATGGTGGCCGCGATCGAGCTGGGACGGCTCGGCATGCTCGCGGCACTGCCGGCGGCGGTGCTGGCGGGGGCGGGCGCGCTGGTGGCCACGCTGCTGCAGACGCAGATGATGGTCTCGGCCAAGGGCATCACGCCGCAATTTTCACGCGTGAACCCGGTGGCGGCGCTGAAGCGGCTGTTCGGCGTGGAAGGGGCCATCGAATTCCTGCGCACGCTGCTGAAGCTGGGCCTGGTGGGGGCGGCGCTGTGGTGGGTGCTGGGGGATCCGGCCCGGCTGGTCGGGCTGCTCGCGATGCCGCCGGGGGCGTTGCTGCGCGAAGGGGCGAAGGCGGCGATCGACCTGGCGGTGGCGGCGCTGGTGGCCTTCGCGGCGATCGCGGTGCTGGACTGGCTGTGGGTGCGCTGGCGGCACCTGCACCGGCTGCGCATGAGCCGCCAGGACCTCAAGGAGGAAATGCGCGAGAGCGAGGGCGACCCGCAAGTGAAGGCGCGGCTGCGCCGGCTGCGCGAGACGCGCGCGCGCCAGCGCATGATGGCCGCGGTGCCCAAGGCGGCGGTCGTCATCACCAACCCGACGCACTTCGCGGTCGCGCTCGCCTACGACCAGGGGAGTTCGGCCGCGCCACGCGTCGTGGCCAAGGGCGCGGACGAGGTGGCGGCGCGCATCCGCGCCATGGCGGACGAACATCGCGTGCCGATCGTGTCCAATCCGCCACTCGCGCGCGCGCTGTTCCGGCTGGACCTGGATACCGAGATACCGGCCGAGCATTATCAGGCGGTGGCCGAGATCATCGCCTATGTTTGGCGGCTCGGCGGGCGGGGGCCATCGGCGTGA
- a CDS encoding DUF599 domain-containing protein produces the protein MPPLTPLDWIALGVFVLCWLAYALLVDRIPSIRARSVIAAMDEHRRRWMIAALSRDNRIADIAAIGNLMSSVAFLATSSILILGGLVAMMAAPDLGRRVVAAFPWSAVPSDAMWEVKIGLLLLIFVNAFFELTWSLRQFNYVSILVMGMPQDPAAITAAEAAARLANRGARHYNTGLRSYYFGLAALAWIIHPVALIVASLLVLRELHRREFRSVARDTLATTQLK, from the coding sequence ATGCCGCCCCTGACGCCGCTCGACTGGATCGCGCTTGGCGTTTTCGTGCTGTGCTGGCTGGCCTATGCGCTGCTGGTGGACCGCATCCCGTCGATCCGCGCGCGCAGCGTGATCGCCGCGATGGACGAACACCGCCGCCGCTGGATGATCGCCGCCCTGTCGCGCGACAACCGCATCGCCGACATCGCCGCCATCGGCAACCTGATGTCCTCGGTCGCCTTCCTCGCGACCAGCTCCATCCTCATCCTGGGCGGGCTGGTGGCGATGATGGCCGCGCCCGACCTCGGCCGGCGCGTCGTGGCGGCCTTCCCCTGGAGCGCGGTACCGAGCGACGCGATGTGGGAGGTGAAGATCGGCCTGCTGCTGCTGATCTTCGTGAATGCCTTCTTCGAGCTCACCTGGTCGCTGCGGCAGTTCAACTACGTCTCGATCCTGGTGATGGGCATGCCGCAGGACCCCGCCGCCATCACCGCCGCCGAGGCGGCCGCGCGGCTCGCGAACCGCGGCGCGCGGCACTACAATACCGGCCTGCGGTCCTACTACTTCGGCCTCGCGGCGCTGGCCTGGATCATCCACCCGGTGGCGCTGATCGTGGCGAGCCTGCTGGTCCTGCGCGAACTCCACCGGCGCGAATTCCGCTCCGTCGCGCGCGATACGCTCGCCACCACTCAGTTGAAATAG
- a CDS encoding P1 family peptidase codes for MPARGRVRARALGLAPGIFLPGAHNAITDVAGVRVGHATVIEGEGTRTGVTAILPHAGNPYADRVPAGLSVINGYGKLAGATQVAELGELETPIVLTNTLAVGRAVEALVDWTLARNAEAVSVNALVGETNDGRLNDIRARGVTAAHVHAALDGATDGAVAEGSVGAGTGTMAFGWKGGIGTSSRVLPPALGGWTIGAILQANYGGVLAMDGVPVGRELGRWYLREHTDRGDADGSVMVVIATDAPLSDRNLGRVATRAMAGLARTGAAFSDGSGDYAIAFSTHPGVRRTAERRAHQAIIADWPNDRISPIFVAAAEAVEEAVLNALTMATTITGRDGRSGRRATGHAIDLDALRGVLAQHGRRA; via the coding sequence ATGCCGGCACGCGGACGGGTCCGCGCCCGCGCGCTCGGCCTCGCGCCCGGCATCTTCCTGCCCGGCGCGCACAACGCCATTACAGATGTCGCGGGCGTGCGGGTCGGCCACGCCACGGTGATCGAGGGCGAGGGCACGCGCACGGGCGTCACCGCCATCCTGCCGCATGCCGGCAACCCCTACGCGGATCGCGTGCCGGCCGGGCTGTCGGTGATCAACGGCTACGGCAAGCTGGCGGGTGCCACGCAGGTGGCGGAACTCGGTGAACTGGAAACGCCGATCGTGCTGACCAACACCCTCGCGGTGGGGCGCGCGGTTGAGGCGCTGGTGGACTGGACGCTCGCGCGCAATGCCGAGGCCGTCAGCGTGAATGCCCTGGTGGGCGAGACGAATGACGGGCGGCTCAACGACATCCGCGCGCGCGGTGTCACGGCCGCGCATGTCCACGCCGCGCTGGACGGCGCGACCGACGGCGCGGTTGCGGAGGGTTCCGTCGGCGCGGGCACCGGCACCATGGCCTTCGGCTGGAAGGGCGGCATCGGCACATCGTCGCGCGTGCTGCCGCCGGCACTCGGCGGCTGGACGATCGGGGCCATCCTGCAGGCCAACTACGGCGGCGTGCTGGCCATGGACGGCGTCCCGGTCGGGCGTGAGCTCGGCCGATGGTACCTGCGCGAACACACCGACCGCGGCGATGCGGATGGGTCGGTCATGGTGGTGATCGCGACGGATGCGCCGCTGTCGGACCGCAACCTCGGCCGCGTCGCGACGCGGGCCATGGCGGGGCTCGCGCGCACCGGTGCGGCCTTCTCCGACGGGTCGGGCGACTATGCCATCGCCTTCAGCACGCATCCGGGCGTGCGGCGCACTGCCGAACGGCGCGCCCACCAGGCGATCATCGCGGACTGGCCGAACGACCGGATCTCGCCGATCTTCGTCGCGGCGGCGGAGGCGGTGGAGGAAGCGGTGCTGAACGCGCTGACCATGGCGACGACCATCACTGGCCGCGACGGACGCAGCGGGCGGCGCGCGACGGGCCATGCGATCGACCTCGATGCGCTGCGCGGCGTGCTTGCGCAGCACGGGCGTCGCGCGTGA
- a CDS encoding flagellar biosynthetic protein FliR — MDEAAFLAALPGLAFHAVLAFARLGAAVMVLPGLGEEEVPANIRIGLGLALVVVLLPVVAPGLPAAPDSAAEAVRVILLEVLVGLWLGGLARLIMMAMAVAGQMIALLLGLAQAMVPDPALGGLGTAPGRLLSLAAVVVVLSTGLYAIPLRALVESYALLPVGDPFPAGAGAEAFAAAAAESLALSLRLAAPFVVAAIVINVALGLLARIAPQVQVYFVAIPGQVLLGLALLGAVMPPLLGAFADAARAAFLDLPGLR, encoded by the coding sequence ATGGACGAGGCCGCGTTCCTCGCCGCGCTGCCGGGCCTCGCCTTCCATGCCGTGCTGGCCTTCGCGCGGCTGGGCGCTGCGGTGATGGTCCTCCCCGGCCTGGGCGAGGAGGAGGTGCCGGCGAATATCCGCATCGGGCTCGGCCTCGCGCTGGTCGTGGTGCTGCTGCCGGTGGTGGCGCCGGGCTTGCCCGCCGCGCCCGACAGCGCGGCGGAGGCGGTGCGCGTCATCCTTCTGGAAGTGCTGGTCGGGCTGTGGCTGGGCGGGCTGGCCCGGCTGATCATGATGGCGATGGCAGTGGCGGGGCAGATGATTGCGCTGCTGCTGGGCCTCGCGCAGGCGATGGTGCCGGACCCGGCGCTGGGTGGGCTCGGCACCGCGCCGGGGCGGCTGCTGTCGCTGGCTGCCGTGGTGGTGGTGCTGTCCACCGGGCTGTACGCGATCCCGCTGCGCGCGCTGGTCGAATCCTACGCGCTGCTGCCGGTGGGGGACCCTTTCCCGGCGGGTGCGGGGGCCGAGGCCTTCGCCGCCGCCGCCGCGGAGAGCCTGGCGCTGTCGCTGCGCCTGGCCGCGCCCTTCGTGGTGGCGGCGATCGTCATCAATGTGGCACTCGGCCTGCTCGCGCGGATCGCGCCGCAGGTGCAGGTGTATTTCGTCGCGATCCCGGGGCAGGTGCTGCTGGGCTTGGCGCTTCTGGGGGCGGTGATGCCGCCGCTGCTGGGCGCCTTCGCGGACGCCGCGCGCGCCGCCTTCCTCGACCTGCCCGGGCTGCGCTGA
- the alaS gene encoding alanine--tRNA ligase: protein MTSSNDIRATFLDYFARNGHTVVESSPLVPRNDPTLMFANSGMVQFKNVFTGQEKRPYTRATTAQKSVRAGGKHNDLDNVGYTARHHTFFEMLGNFSFGDYFKEAAIPYAWELLTKDFALPKDRLLVTVYSEDDEAPAIWKKVAGLPDSRIIRISTSDNFWRMGDTGPCGPCSEIFFDHGDKIPGGPPGSPNEDGDRFIEIWNLVFMQFLEEPAGTRNPLPRPSIDTGMGLERFAAILQGKHDNYDTDTLRAIILASAEATGQEPDGPFRSSHRVVADHLRAGAFLIADGVLPSNEGRGYVLRRILRRAMRHAHMMGSRDPLMHRLLPSLVRQMGAAYPELVRAEALISETLRLEETRFRSLLERGLGLLAEETARLGSGQTLPGDVAFRLYDTYGFPLDLTQDALRAEGRPVDVDGFNAAMTEQRKRARAAWAGTGEAATEAVWFDLKEKVGASEFLGYTTESAEGEIVAIVVDGKPVDAAPVGAEVAVLLNQTPFYAESGGQVGDTGIIQAGPSCTIAVKDTQKKLGALFVHVGTVMEGEAKLGQAVTAEVDHTRRSKIRAHHSATHLLHEALRRRLGNHVAQKGSLNAPDRLRFDVSQPTPMSEEDLHWVEAEVNARIRENAEVITRLMTPEAAVEAGAMALFGEKYGEEVRVVGMGHDAAAVEKHGVYSLELCGGTHVRRTGDIGLFKILSEGAVSAGVRRVEAVTGDAALAHIAGMEESLIAAAAVLKAQPGELAGRIAALVEDRRKLEREVAELRKKLATGGGGAEVETVAGLRVALRDLGEVPARDLKGLAEAILKGGTADVVALVSSAEGKASIVVGLGEAAKGRTDAVALVRAASAAVGGKGGGGRPDMAQAGGPDADKGAEALAAVRDALAQGIAA, encoded by the coding sequence ATGACCAGCAGCAACGACATCCGCGCCACCTTCCTCGACTACTTCGCGCGCAACGGCCACACCGTCGTCGAGAGCAGCCCGCTGGTCCCGCGCAACGACCCGACGCTGATGTTCGCGAACTCGGGCATGGTGCAGTTCAAGAACGTGTTCACGGGGCAGGAAAAGCGCCCCTACACGCGTGCCACCACCGCGCAGAAGTCGGTCCGCGCCGGCGGCAAGCACAACGACCTGGATAATGTCGGCTACACCGCGCGCCACCACACGTTCTTCGAGATGCTCGGGAACTTTTCGTTCGGCGACTACTTCAAGGAAGCCGCCATCCCCTACGCGTGGGAACTGCTGACCAAGGATTTCGCGCTGCCGAAGGACCGCTTGCTGGTCACGGTGTATTCCGAGGACGACGAAGCCCCGGCGATCTGGAAGAAGGTGGCCGGGCTGCCCGACAGCCGGATCATCCGCATCAGCACCTCGGACAATTTCTGGCGCATGGGGGATACCGGGCCGTGCGGCCCTTGCTCCGAGATCTTCTTCGACCATGGCGACAAGATCCCGGGCGGCCCGCCTGGCAGCCCGAACGAGGACGGCGACCGGTTCATCGAGATCTGGAACCTGGTCTTCATGCAGTTCCTCGAGGAGCCGGCCGGCACGCGCAACCCGCTGCCGCGGCCATCGATCGACACCGGCATGGGCCTCGAGCGCTTCGCCGCCATCCTGCAGGGCAAGCACGACAACTACGACACCGACACGCTGCGCGCGATCATCCTGGCCTCCGCCGAAGCGACCGGGCAGGAGCCCGACGGGCCATTCCGCTCCAGCCACCGCGTGGTGGCGGACCACCTTCGCGCCGGCGCCTTCCTGATCGCCGATGGCGTGCTGCCGTCCAACGAGGGCCGCGGCTACGTCCTGCGCCGCATCCTGCGCCGGGCGATGCGCCACGCGCACATGATGGGTTCGCGCGACCCGCTGATGCACCGGCTGCTGCCCTCGCTGGTGCGGCAGATGGGCGCGGCCTATCCGGAACTGGTGCGCGCCGAGGCGCTGATCAGCGAGACCCTGCGCCTTGAGGAAACCCGCTTCCGCTCGCTGCTGGAACGCGGCCTTGGTCTGCTGGCGGAGGAAACCGCGCGGCTCGGTTCCGGCCAGACGCTGCCCGGCGATGTCGCGTTCCGCCTGTACGACACCTATGGCTTCCCGCTCGACCTCACGCAGGATGCCTTGCGCGCCGAAGGCCGTCCGGTCGATGTGGACGGCTTCAACGCCGCCATGACCGAACAGCGCAAGCGCGCCCGCGCCGCCTGGGCCGGCACCGGCGAGGCCGCGACCGAAGCCGTGTGGTTCGACCTGAAGGAGAAGGTCGGGGCCAGCGAGTTCCTCGGCTACACGACCGAGAGCGCGGAGGGCGAGATCGTCGCCATCGTGGTGGACGGCAAGCCGGTCGATGCCGCGCCGGTCGGCGCCGAGGTCGCGGTGCTGCTGAACCAGACGCCCTTCTACGCGGAATCCGGCGGCCAGGTGGGCGATACCGGCATCATCCAGGCCGGGCCGTCCTGCACCATCGCCGTGAAGGACACGCAGAAAAAGCTCGGCGCGCTGTTCGTGCATGTCGGCACGGTGATGGAGGGCGAGGCGAAGCTCGGCCAGGCCGTCACGGCCGAGGTCGATCACACGCGGCGTTCGAAGATCCGTGCCCACCATTCGGCCACGCACCTGCTGCACGAGGCGCTGCGCCGCCGCCTGGGCAACCATGTCGCGCAGAAGGGCTCGCTGAACGCGCCCGACCGGCTGCGCTTCGATGTCTCCCAGCCCACGCCGATGAGCGAGGAAGACCTGCACTGGGTCGAGGCCGAGGTGAATGCGCGCATCCGCGAGAATGCCGAGGTCATCACCCGCCTGATGACGCCCGAGGCCGCGGTGGAAGCCGGCGCCATGGCGCTGTTCGGCGAGAAGTATGGCGAGGAAGTCCGCGTGGTCGGCATGGGCCATGATGCGGCCGCGGTCGAGAAGCACGGCGTCTATTCGCTGGAACTGTGTGGCGGCACGCATGTGCGGCGCACCGGCGATATCGGGCTGTTCAAGATCCTGTCCGAAGGCGCGGTCAGCGCCGGCGTGCGGCGTGTCGAGGCGGTCACCGGCGATGCCGCGCTGGCGCATATCGCCGGCATGGAGGAAAGCCTGATCGCCGCCGCCGCGGTGCTGAAGGCGCAGCCTGGCGAACTCGCCGGGCGCATCGCCGCGCTGGTCGAGGACCGCCGCAAGCTGGAACGCGAAGTGGCCGAACTGCGCAAGAAGCTCGCGACCGGCGGCGGTGGGGCGGAGGTCGAGACCGTGGCCGGCCTGCGCGTCGCGCTGCGCGACCTGGGCGAGGTGCCGGCGCGCGACCTGAAGGGGCTCGCGGAGGCCATCCTGAAGGGCGGCACCGCGGATGTGGTCGCGCTGGTCAGCAGCGCCGAAGGCAAGGCCTCCATCGTCGTCGGACTGGGCGAGGCGGCGAAGGGCCGCACTGATGCGGTCGCCCTGGTGCGCGCCGCATCCGCGGCAGTGGGCGGCAAGGGCGGCGGCGGGCGGCCGGACATGGCGCAGGCCGGTGGGCCGGATGCCGACAAGGGTGCGGAGGCGCTGGCCGCGGTGCGGGACGCGCTGGCGCAGGGGATCGCGGCGTAG
- a CDS encoding ATP-binding protein — protein sequence MTDRDHEASAFRRLFEAEESAGLAVLDTAGRIRVANPALAALCGAVPAVGQPGAALFVEESRGAVAGAIAAALAGPPAPAVVAARIANAALPADASFEVACRPLRGEPGALMRVVDVTARRRMQAQMEEGARLQSIGQLAGGVAHDFNNLLAAISGAAEAALARTPEPETAEDLRQILDSAGRGARLVRQLLAFASRQALAPRVLALGSAVEAMAPLLTRLLGARHVLVLDLDVPGPLARVDPSQLDQALLNLVVNARDAMPEGGTIRIGLAAVDLAAEEVAQGAVIPPGAWAVLSVADEGAGIAAALLPRIFEPFFTTRRGQGGTGLGLSTVLGILRQSGGHVSVSSEPGRGTAFRLWFPRSEGREEAQAAAAPVAAESVARRVLLVEDEAPLRILTRRALVGAGHEVHAAEDAEAALAAVDDGFTPDVLVTDVTMPGEMDGIGLAETLRGRLPGLRVVLVSGYAAATVGEGLAGKGVRFLEKPFRMSELASAVAEA from the coding sequence GTGACGGATCGCGACCACGAGGCATCGGCGTTCCGGCGCCTATTCGAAGCGGAGGAGTCGGCGGGGCTTGCGGTGCTCGACACCGCGGGGCGCATCCGCGTGGCCAACCCCGCGCTGGCGGCGCTGTGCGGGGCGGTGCCGGCGGTGGGGCAGCCCGGGGCGGCGCTGTTCGTCGAGGAATCGCGCGGCGCGGTGGCCGGGGCGATCGCGGCGGCGCTGGCCGGGCCGCCCGCGCCCGCGGTGGTGGCGGCGCGCATCGCCAATGCCGCGCTGCCGGCCGATGCGAGCTTCGAGGTGGCGTGCCGCCCGCTGCGCGGGGAGCCTGGCGCGCTGATGCGCGTGGTGGACGTGACCGCGCGCCGGCGCATGCAGGCGCAGATGGAGGAAGGCGCGCGGCTGCAGTCGATCGGCCAGTTGGCCGGCGGCGTGGCGCATGACTTCAACAACCTGCTGGCCGCGATCTCGGGCGCGGCGGAGGCGGCGCTGGCGCGCACGCCGGAGCCCGAGACGGCGGAGGATCTGCGCCAGATCCTGGACAGTGCCGGGCGCGGGGCGCGGCTGGTGCGGCAGTTGCTGGCCTTCGCCAGCCGCCAGGCGCTGGCACCACGGGTGCTGGCGCTTGGCTCGGCCGTGGAGGCGATGGCGCCGCTGCTCACGCGGCTGCTGGGCGCGCGCCATGTGCTGGTGCTCGACCTCGATGTGCCGGGGCCGCTTGCGCGGGTGGATCCATCGCAACTCGACCAGGCGCTGCTGAACCTGGTGGTGAATGCACGCGACGCCATGCCCGAGGGCGGGACGATCCGCATCGGGCTCGCGGCGGTGGACCTGGCGGCGGAGGAGGTGGCGCAGGGCGCGGTGATCCCGCCCGGCGCCTGGGCGGTGCTGAGCGTGGCGGATGAGGGGGCCGGGATAGCGGCGGCGCTGCTGCCGCGTATTTTCGAACCCTTCTTCACGACGCGGCGTGGGCAGGGGGGCACGGGGCTCGGCCTGTCCACGGTGCTCGGCATCCTGCGCCAGTCGGGCGGGCACGTGTCGGTCAGTTCGGAGCCCGGGCGCGGCACCGCCTTCCGCCTGTGGTTCCCGCGCAGCGAGGGGCGCGAGGAGGCGCAGGCGGCCGCGGCCCCGGTGGCGGCCGAGAGTGTCGCGCGGCGCGTACTGCTGGTGGAGGACGAGGCACCGCTGCGCATTCTGACGCGCCGCGCGCTGGTCGGCGCCGGGCACGAGGTGCATGCCGCCGAGGATGCCGAGGCCGCTTTGGCGGCGGTCGATGACGGCTTCACGCCCGATGTGCTGGTGACCGACGTGACCATGCCCGGCGAGATGGACGGCATCGGCCTGGCGGAGACGCTGCGCGGAAGGCTGCCGGGGCTGCGGGTGGTGCTGGTGTCCGGCTATGCGGCGGCGACGGTGGGTGAAGGGCTGGCGGGCAAGGGCGTGCGCTTCCTGGAGAAGCCCTTCCGCATGTCGGAACTGGCTTCGGCTGTCGCCGAAGCTTGA
- a CDS encoding cupin domain-containing protein, with amino-acid sequence MDTAAFEAALRAEGFADVATKFVPHAPPTPEHSHPFDVRALVLEGEVTLICAGESRRYGPGEVFAMAQGRAHAEAVGPAGVRYLVGRRAAG; translated from the coding sequence ATGGACACCGCCGCATTCGAAGCCGCCCTGCGCGCCGAGGGCTTCGCCGACGTCGCAACCAAATTCGTCCCGCACGCGCCGCCCACGCCCGAGCATTCGCACCCCTTCGACGTGCGCGCGCTGGTGCTGGAGGGCGAGGTCACGCTGATCTGCGCGGGCGAGAGCCGGCGCTATGGGCCGGGCGAGGTCTTTGCCATGGCGCAGGGGCGCGCGCATGCCGAAGCCGTCGGTCCCGCGGGCGTACGCTACCTGGTGGGGCGACGCGCCGCAGGGTAA
- a CDS encoding PepSY domain-containing protein, with protein MMLRPLVMAALFASFPLVATPVRADDNGCRGRVTAEEAISIARTAGLALVREVDCDDGKWEIEGRDSRGRQIEVDVSAFDGRILDVDRDD; from the coding sequence ATGATGCTCCGCCCCCTGGTCATGGCCGCGCTGTTCGCGTCGTTCCCGCTGGTCGCCACACCCGTCCGCGCCGATGACAATGGCTGCCGCGGCCGCGTCACCGCCGAGGAGGCCATCAGCATCGCCCGCACCGCCGGCCTGGCGCTGGTGCGCGAGGTCGATTGCGACGACGGCAAGTGGGAAATCGAAGGCCGCGACTCCCGCGGACGCCAGATCGAGGTCGATGTCAGCGCCTTCGATGGCCGCATCCTCGATGTGGACCGCGACGACTGA
- a CDS encoding flagellar biosynthetic protein FliQ — protein MNEVALASREALWVTLQIGGPLLVLMLIAGLVIAVLQALTQVNEATLGFLPKVAVLAVALVLLGPFMAGVLRGYAGSLFQAMVDVGLKG, from the coding sequence ATGAACGAGGTGGCGCTCGCCAGCCGGGAAGCGCTGTGGGTCACGCTGCAGATCGGCGGGCCGCTGCTGGTGCTCATGCTGATCGCCGGCCTGGTGATCGCGGTGCTGCAGGCGCTCACGCAGGTGAACGAGGCGACGCTCGGCTTCCTGCCCAAGGTGGCGGTGCTGGCGGTGGCGCTGGTGCTGCTCGGCCCCTTCATGGCGGGGGTGCTGCGCGGCTACGCGGGCAGCCTGTTCCAAGCCATGGTCGATGTCGGGCTGAAGGGCTGA
- the recA gene encoding recombinase RecA, translated as MDKGKALDAALSQIERAFGKGSIMRLGARQSQQGEIEVVSSGSLGLDLALGIGGLPKGRIIEIYGPESSGKTTLALHVIAEAQKKGGTCAFVDAEHALDPGYAKKLGVDVDNLLISQPDAGEQALEIADTLVRSGAIDVLVVDSVAALVPRAELEGEMGDTHVGLHARLMSQALRKLTGSVSKSNTLLIFLNQIRLKIGVMFGNPETTTGGNALKFYASVRMEIRRIGAIKDRDEVTGNHTRVKVVKNKMAPPFREVEFDIMYGEGISKVGELIDLGVKANVVEKSGAWFSCDSQRIGQGRENAKQFLRDHPEMSNSIEQRIRSQAGLLVDQMLAGETAGDDEAMAAE; from the coding sequence ATGGACAAGGGAAAGGCGCTCGACGCCGCGCTGAGCCAGATCGAACGCGCCTTCGGCAAGGGTTCGATCATGCGCCTCGGCGCCCGACAGTCGCAGCAGGGTGAGATCGAGGTGGTCTCCTCGGGTTCGCTCGGGCTTGACCTGGCACTCGGGATCGGCGGGCTGCCCAAGGGGCGCATCATCGAGATCTACGGTCCGGAATCCTCGGGCAAGACGACGCTGGCGCTGCATGTCATCGCGGAAGCGCAGAAGAAGGGCGGCACCTGCGCCTTCGTCGATGCCGAGCACGCACTCGACCCCGGCTATGCCAAGAAGCTCGGCGTCGATGTCGACAACCTGCTGATCAGCCAGCCCGATGCCGGCGAGCAGGCGCTCGAGATCGCCGATACGCTGGTGCGATCCGGCGCGATCGACGTGCTGGTGGTCGATTCCGTCGCCGCCCTGGTGCCGCGCGCGGAACTCGAGGGTGAGATGGGCGACACCCATGTCGGTCTGCATGCGCGCCTGATGTCCCAGGCGCTGCGCAAGCTGACCGGGTCGGTGTCCAAGTCCAACACGCTGCTGATCTTCCTGAACCAGATCCGGCTCAAGATCGGCGTCATGTTCGGCAACCCGGAGACCACCACGGGCGGCAATGCGCTGAAGTTCTACGCCTCGGTCCGCATGGAGATCCGCCGCATCGGCGCCATCAAGGACCGCGACGAGGTGACCGGCAACCACACCCGCGTGAAGGTGGTGAAGAACAAGATGGCCCCGCCGTTCCGCGAGGTCGAGTTCGACATCATGTATGGCGAGGGCATCTCCAAGGTCGGCGAACTCATCGACCTGGGCGTGAAGGCCAATGTGGTCGAGAAGTCCGGCGCCTGGTTCTCCTGCGACAGCCAGCGCATCGGCCAGGGGCGCGAGAACGCCAAGCAGTTCCTGCGCGACCATCCCGAGATGTCGAATTCCATCGAGCAGCGCATCCGCTCCCAGGCCGGGCTGCTGGTGGACCAGATGCTGGCGGGCGAGACCGCTGGCGACGATGAGGCGATGGCGGCGGAATAG